In Montipora capricornis isolate CH-2021 chromosome 4, ASM3666992v2, whole genome shotgun sequence, a single genomic region encodes these proteins:
- the LOC138047160 gene encoding uncharacterized protein — MAMKATTEAVKLLFPDVSNISTSKLLKLMNANESQVILLDVRSEKEFQVSHLCNAHLVNPETNDVEQLIKLITETVMTSEGPTAVVCYCSLGYRSSALAQKLQYKMKKDIKEGLMSNLVLYNLEGSIFKWANEGRELEDHRGARTVVVHPYNAIWGRLLNAELRSYEPRECLQESCEPVSGSQ, encoded by the exons ATGGCGATGAAGGCTACGACGGAGGCGGTAAAACTCTTGTTTCCCGACGTGTCTAATATTTCCACCTCTAAGCTTCTAAAGCTCATGAATGCAAATGAATCACAAGTAATACTGCTG GATGTTCGCAGTGAGAAAGAATTTCAAGTTAGCCATCTCTGTAATGCACATTTGGTGAACCCAGAAACAAATGATGTGGAACAGTTAATAAAACTAATCACTGAGACAG TTATGACCTCTGAAGGACCTACAGCAGTGGTATGCTATTGCTCGCTTGGATACCGGTCCAGTGCTTTGGCTCAAAAACTTCaatacaaaatgaaaaaagatatcAAGGAAGGACTAATGTCAAACCTGGTGTTGTATAATTTAGAGGGGTCTATTTTCAAATGGGCCAATGAAGGAAGAGAGCTTGAAGACCACAGGGGTGCCAGAACTGTGGTTGTACATCCCTATAATGCAATATGGGGCAGACTGTTGAATGCTGAATTACGAAGCTATGAGCCAAGAGAATGTCTACAGGAAAGCTGTGAACCTGTGTCTGGATCACAATAA
- the LOC138047158 gene encoding protein-L-isoaspartate(D-aspartate) O-methyltransferase-like encodes MSGRLRPVLIITLIYSTSYAIDEDTIAGVCKDKGCSKQREQTAQPKLQKDKEYVQPSGMEWRSHGRDNDDLVSQLSRSGILKTQRVVEAMRKVDRGNYCTYSPYMDSPQSIGYGVTISAPHMHAHALEILKDYLFEGAKALDVGSGSGYLTACMAEMVGKNGKVVGIDHIPELVEQSKRNMKKGNADLLASGQVVLVTGDGREGFENDAPYDAIHVGAAAYPVPDALIKQLKPGGRLFIPVGPAHGNQWLEQIDKDTDGNITKQKLMGVRYVPLTDRHQQHRN; translated from the exons ATGAGTGGTCGTTTGCGGCCTGTTTTAATTATAACTCTAATCTACAGCACCTCCTACGCAATTGACGAGGACACTATTGCTGGCGTCTGCAAGGACAAAGGCTGTTCAAAGCAAAGAGAGCAAACTGCTCAGCCCAAATTGCAAAAGGACAAAGAATACGTCCAACCATCGGGTATGGAGTGGAGATCGCATGGCAGAGACAACGACGACTTGGTTTCGCAGCTCAGTCGAAGTGGTATCTTGAAAACGCAGCGAGTTGTGGAAGCAATGAGAAAGGTGGATCGTGGAAATTATTGTACTTATTCACCATACATGGATTCCCCTCAGTCAATTGGCTACGGCGTGACAATAAGTGCACCCCATATGCATGCACACGCCCTCGAGATTCTCAAAGATTATTTGTTTGAAGGAGCAAAGGCTCTGGATGTCGGTTCAG GGAGTGGTTACCTCACAGCTTGCATGGCTGAAATGgttggaaaaaatggaaaagtaGTTGGTATTGACCACATACCAGAACTAGTAGAACAGTCAAAACGAAATATGAAGAAAGGAAATGCTGACCTTTTGGCAAGTGGCCAGGTTGTCCTTGTAACAGGCGATGGAAGAGAAGGATTTGAAAATG ATGCCCCATATGATGCCATTCATGTTGGTGCGGCAGCGTATCCTGTTCCTGATGCTCTCATAAAACAGCTGAAGCCTGGTGGTAGGCTTTTCATTCCTGTCGGACCTGCCCATGGCAACCAATGGCTTGAACAGATTGACAAGGATACAGATGGAAATATCACTAAACAAAAGTTAATGGGGGTCCGATATGTTCCTCTCACAGACAGACACCAGCAACATAGAAACTGA
- the LOC138047161 gene encoding uncharacterized protein, with the protein MALRLIVGVLKRKFPNVPVITTDELQNLMKTSQARRKLVLLDTREENEFKVSHLSKAVRLNPEETDMSKVIKMIQEKAGPPETDPKTVVCYCAVGYRASIMSQRLLDELKKQQNTSMKPDLDVYSLEGAIFKWANERKELVDPNGNSTPMVHGFDRLWGILLFKDIKKLGP; encoded by the exons ATGGCTTTAAGACTAATTGTCGGCGTTTTAAAGAGGAAATTTCCTAACGTTCCAGTGATAACAACCGATGAACTTCAAAACCTTATGAAAACGTCCCAGGCACGACGAAAACTCGTTCTGCTG GACACACGTGAAGAAAATGAGTTTAAAGTGAGTCATCTCTCCAAGGCAGTGAGGCTCAATCCCGAAGAAACTGACATGTCCAAGGTCATCAAAATGATCCAGGAGAAAG cGGGACCTCCAGAAACAGATCCAAAAACAGTGGTGTGCTACTGCGCTGTGGGTTACCGGGCAAGTATCATGTCACAGCGGTTGTTAGACGAGTTAAAAAAGCAGCAAAATACAAGTATGAAGCCAGACTTGGATGTGTACAGTTTGGAAGGTGCTATTTTTAAATGGGCCAATGAAAGGAAGGAGCTTGTGGACCCTAATGGCAACAGCACACCCATGGTCCATGGATTTGATAGACTGTGGggaattttgttgtttaaaGACATTAAAAAACTAGGCCCTTAG
- the LOC138047163 gene encoding uncharacterized protein has protein sequence MPRKRKHSSEEEDEEAEEVEKTVRTKRRAAVEARDRVAAKEGESEEEEEEEEDFDDEDDEKDEDYEGEAPEDEEGEEEGDDDDDEEDENEAGEGDEEEEDEEGEEEEPESVECILADLEEPTKDTPGYVLKKNEIVKKLELCFMGEMRETLVDISEMFSTRFEEKKLPVLQVTKHDVIHGGSEEKTQIDVLEVKYDKAYDVRELDEEDEENEDILSQNFYSVIRVDGIDGTWASQYFRPEE, from the exons ATGCCGAGGAAACGCAAGCATTCAAGcgaagaagaagatgaagaagccGAAGAAGTTGAAAAAACTGTCCGAACTAAGCGACGCGCTGCTGTCGAGGCGCGTGATCGCGTGGCGGCCAAGGAGGGAGAAAGtgaagaggaggaagaggaagaggaggatTTCGACGATGAAGACGACGAGAAAGATGAAGATTATGAAGGAGAAGCACCTGAAGATGAAGAAGGCGAGGAAGAgggtgacgatgatgatgacgaagaaGACGAAAATGAAGCCGGGGAAGGAGAcgaggaagaagaagatgaagaaggcGAGGAAGAAGAACCCGAGAGCGTTGAGTGCATTCTTGCGGATTTAGAGGAACCAACGAAAG ACACCCCAGGATATGTtctgaagaaaaatgaaatcgTGAAGAAACTGGAACTTTGCTTTATGGGTGAAATGCGGGAAACACTAGTTGACATCAGTGAAATGTTTTCTACacgttttgaagaaaagaagCTACCTGTACTTCAGGTCACAAAACACGACGTGATTCATGGTGGTTCTGAGGAAAAAACGCAG ATTGATGTCCTTGAGGTCAAATATGACAAAGCTTACGATGTCAGGGAATTagatgaagaagacgaagaaaatGAAGACATACTCTCGCAAAACTTTTATAGTGTTATCCGAGTGGATGGAATTGACGGTACTTGGGCTAGTCAATATTTTCGTCCAGAGGAATGA